The following are encoded together in the Drosophila biarmipes strain raj3 chromosome 3L, RU_DBia_V1.1, whole genome shotgun sequence genome:
- the LOC122819038 gene encoding cuticle protein 38-like, translating into MFKYAVVILALVACAAAKPGLLGAPLAYTAPLAYTAPAAVVAAPAPVVTATSSQVIARNYNGIAAAPVIAPVAAPVVAKYATAPLAAPLAYSSPLAYSAPLSYAAAPAPLLI; encoded by the exons ATGTTCAAATAC GCCGTTGTTATCCTCGCCCTCGTTGCCTGTGCTGCTGCCAAGCCCGGCCTCCTGGGCGCCCCTCTGGCCTACACTGCTCCCCTGGCCTACACTGCCCCCGCTGCCGTGGTagcagctcctgctccagtCGTGACCGCCACCAGCAGCCAGGTGATCGCCAGGAACTACAATGGAATCGCCGCTGCTCCAGTGATTGCTCCCGTGGCCGCTCCAGTGGTCGCCAAGTACGCAACTGCTCCTCTGGCGGCTCCTTTGGCCTATTCCTCCCCCTTGGCGTATTCCGCCCCCCTCAGCTACGCCGCTGCTCCAGCACCACTCCTCATCTAA
- the LOC108031851 gene encoding cuticle protein 12.5-like, whose amino-acid sequence LALVACAAAKPGLLGAPLAYTAPLAYSAPLAYTAPAAVVAAPAPVVTATSSQVIARNYNGIAATPVIALVAAPVVAKYAAAPLAAPLAYSSSLAYSAPLGYAATPAPLLI is encoded by the coding sequence ctcgCCCTCGTTGCCTGTGCTGCTGCCAAGCCCGGCCTCCTGGGCGCCCCTCTGGCCTACACTGCTCCCCTAGCCTACTCTGCTCCCCTGGCCTACACTGCCCCCGCTGCCGTGgtggctgctcctgctccagtcGTGACCGCCACCAGTAGCCAGGTGATCGCCAGGAACTACAATGGAATCGCCGCTACTCCAGTGATTGCTCTTGTGGCCGCTCCAGTGGTCGCCAAGTACGCAGCTGCTCCTCTGGCGGCTCCTTTGGCCTATTCCTCCTCCTTGGCGTACTCCGCCCCCCTCGGCTACGCCGCTACTCCAGCACCACTCCTCAtataa
- the LOC108031869 gene encoding cuticle protein 38, which produces MFKSAVVILALVACAAAKPGLLGAPLAYSAPLAYTAPAALVAAPAPVVTATSSQVIARNYNGIAAAPVIAPVAAPVVAKYATAPLAAPLAYSSPLAYSAPLSYAAAPAPLLI; this is translated from the exons ATGTTCAAATCC GCCGTTGTTATCCTCGCCCTCGTTGCCTGTGCTGCTGCCAAGCCCGGCCTCCTGGGCGCCCCTCTGGCCTACTCTGCTCCCCTGGCCTACACTGCCCCCGCTGCCTTGgtggctgctcctgctccagtcGTGACCGCCACCAGCAGCCAGGTGATCGCCAGGAACTACAATGGAATCGCCGCTGCTCCAGTGATTGCTCCCGTGGCAGCTCCAGTGGTCGCCAAGTACGCAACTGCTCCTCTGGCGGCTCCTTTGGCCTATTCCTCCCCCTTGGCGTATTCCGCCCCCCTCAGCTACGCCGCTGCTCCAGCACCACTCCTgatataa
- the LOC122819040 gene encoding cuticle protein 16.5-like has translation MFKSAVVILALVACAAAKPGLLGAPLAYTAPLAYSAPLAYTAPAAVVAAPAPVVTATSSQVIARNYNGIAAAPVIAPVAAPVVAKYATAPLAAPLAYSSPLAYSAPLSYAAAPAPLLI, from the exons ATGTTCAAATCC GCCGTTGTTATCCTCGCCCTCGTTGCCTGTGCTGCTGCCAAGCCCGGCCTCCTGGGCGCCCCTCTGGCCTACACTGCTCCCCTGGCCTACTCTGCTCCCCTGGCCTACACTGCCCCCGCTGCCGTGGTagcagctcctgctccagtCGTGACCGCCACCAGCAGCCAGGTGATCGCCAGGAACTACAATGGAATCGCCGCTGCTCCAGTGATTGCTCCCGTGGCCGCTCCAGTGGTCGCCAAGTACGCAACTGCTCCTCTGGCGGCTCCTTTGGCCTATTCCTCCCCCTTGGCGTATTCCGCCCCCCTCAGCTACGCCGCTGCTCCAGCACCACTCCTgatataa
- the LOC122819039 gene encoding cuticle protein 16.5-like: protein MFKSAVVILALVACAAAKPGLLGAPLAYTAPLAYSAPLAYTAPAAVVAAPAPVVTATSSQVIARNYNGIAAAPVIAPVAAPVAAPVVAKYAAAPLAYSSPLAYSAPLTYAAAPAPLFI, encoded by the exons ATGTTCAAATCC GCCGTTGTTATCCTCGCCCTCGTTGCCTGTGCTGCTGCCAAGCCCGGCCTCCTGGGCGCCCCTCTGGCCTACACTGCTCCCCTGGCCTACTCTGCTCCCCTGGCCTACACTGCCCCCGCTGCCGTGGTagcagctcctgctccagtCGTGACCGCCACCAGCAGCCAGGTGATCGCCAGGAACTACAATGGAATCGCCGCTGCTCCAGTGATTGCTCCCGTGGCAGCTCCAGTGGCAGCTCCAGTGGTCGCCAAGTACGCAGCTGCTCCTTTGGCCTACTCCTCCCCCTTGGCGTACTCCGCCCCCCTTACCTACGCCGCTGCTCCAGCACCACTGTTCATCTAA
- the LOC108031862 gene encoding cuticle protein 70, isoforms A and B — MFKYAVVVLALVACAAARPGLLGAPLAYSAPLAYTAPAALVAAPAPVVTATSSQVIARNYNGIAAAPVIAPVAAPVAAPVVAKYAAAPLAYSFPLAYSSPLAYSALPAAPVLV; from the exons ATGTTCAAATAC GCCGTCGTTGTCCTCGCCCTCGTTGCCTGTGCTGCTGCCAGGCCCGGCCTCCTGGGTGCCCCTCTGGCCTACTCTGCTCCCCTGGCCTACACTGCCCCCGCTGCCTTGgtggctgctcctgctccagtcGTGACCGCCACCAGCAGCCAGGTGATCGCCAGGAACTACAATGGAATCGCCGCTGCTCCAGTGATTGCTCCCGTGGCCGCTCCAGTGGCAGCTCCAGTGGTCGCCAAGTACGCAGCTGCTCCTCTGGCGTACTCCTTTCCCCTGGCATACTCCTCACCTTTAGCTTACAGTGCCCTGCCAGCTGCTCCGGTTCTTGTCTAa